ACAACTACATCACAAAGTGTGTCAGCTTCCTTTCCCAGTGACTCACACAACAGCTCATCAGGAAAACATTGGAGCAAGCTCTCTTCAATCCCTATGATGTGCTCCTAAGCATTTCAGCTCCTCAAGTATTCAAGTATTTACTTCCAACAAACCTAGGCTATATACCTTGGCGTATGTAGCAAGCTGCCCTAGAGATGATCCTACGACATTGCTATGAAGGTTGTCATAGGCAATCAGTCGTGGAGGGAGCCCGTTCTCCTCCATCTTGAGCGTGTAGGCAACTTGCGTGTCAAACATGGAGTTGCACTTTATGTACTGCTCCTTGGCGAGCCGCCCACAGAAATCTTTGCAGTCGTGTACCACCTTTACTAGTTGCTCTGCTTGAAAGATTCGATGAAGTTGTCCTTCCATGTAAAGTTTGGGGTTTCTATAGACATCGAAGACAACGGGTCGAGGCAGTGTGGGAGAGTAGAGCGCAATTACACTGATGGCCCCTGCAGGTAGATAGAATCAGGGTCTGCAATAATaaataaagttatataataactaATTCAAATGTCTATGTTACCTCGATGTCACTGAGAAGCACCTCATGACACGGTCCTTAGAACAGGTCAAAAAGGAGCTTGCTCCACAAGATGAGAAAGTAATAATGTTGGTTTCATTCAAAATTGGCTGACTGTTACAGATTACTAACAGAGAACCGCAAGTAGTCAATTGTCTGGGCAGATTAAATCAGGGCTTCCCGATCAGGGGTGCTCGCATCCACAAGGCGTGTGAGGTGTTGTTCGCAGGTGTGCAAGAATCAATCGGGAAAACATAGAAAGTGTATTTTTCTTCGCAACAACTCgagtatgtataatttatacataaattataCATTCTAATAACAACATGCGAATGAAAGTCCAGTGTCATGGCCAGATGTTGATATGATGAGGTTGAAAATGTGACACTCTAAGACTATATCTCTACTTTCCCTCAAAAGTTCAGGAATAGAAACTCTCTCCGAAAGAGCTAGTATAGATGATATTAAACCTATTTTAGCCTGTATAAGTTAAAAGATACATCCAGCAGGGAGTTGTCTCATTTATTTGTATCTTCAAGAGGCTCAGGCTGACATTAATGGTTTACACTGGTTTGGTATTCAAATTTTGGTTAttacatttgtaaaaaatacgGGAACAAATTTAAATAACACTAGCATAGCACTACCTGGATGCTACAGCAATCTGCAGtgcaattagtaataaaacattgtttttgttATTCCTTCACatatttggaaaaaaaatttttttaatattattaaacgCAGTTAAAATACATTAACTGTGCAAGAATTATTGCCTTAATACTAAAATTCATGAAtagtattttttcatttttcaatttcaaatgcatTTTGATCAAAATGCATTTCATCAAAACAACTACCTAATCACAAGTTAAAATCCCTGTAATTTCTAATTTAAATTTGCAATAAATACGACacatgaatgaaaaataaaaatgtacttACTCGAGTAGAACTATATTGTATTTAACTAAACCTTAAATTACAAATATGCAAATGAAGGCGAGGGAATGATGGATAACATCtataacaataaaatccttaacctgttaggatttatctcccttgAATTCAGAGTTCAGGAATATAACTTTTGATATAATAAATACTTGGATGACAAAAGAATTAATCCCAGGTCATATGCAGGCAGGGATCTTTCTCTAAACCCTAGAAGTCTGTAAATGAGCAAACACAATGAAGCTACAGCTTTGTTCTACTAAATTTCTTTCGataaaattgtatattttgatatttaaattctATCCTTATATTATTAACatcataataattatacattttACGGCAGCAACATGTAGAAATGTGCGCTTAATATTACAGTGCTACTGGCGTTTAACACAGGTAAAGAAAGATCTGTTGTAGTACCTGTGATATGATTGGCCTTAAAAACAATGCCAACAACTGGCATGGATGAGTCTGTGAGAAGTAGATTTGCAACAATCTTCTTTGACTTCTTTG
Above is a window of Watersipora subatra chromosome 3, tzWatSuba1.1, whole genome shotgun sequence DNA encoding:
- the LOC137391547 gene encoding piRNA biogenesis protein EXD1-like → MPVVGIVFKANHITGAISVIALYSPTLPRPVVFDVYRNPKLYMEGQLHRIFQAEQLVKVVHDCKDFCGRLAKEQYIKCNSMFDTQVAYTLKMEENGLPPRLIAYDNLHSNVVGSSLGQLATYAKVQEKSDGNLWTKRPLSAEMLFALGEEVVSLRLEVYPRVLSSLDEHGLEEFELRCGVAGRGQRLTGTLGVTSAKKRVGISQSPLCSISPRQADLLPHTKPMSSENKPE